In Gopherus flavomarginatus isolate rGopFla2 chromosome 5, rGopFla2.mat.asm, whole genome shotgun sequence, one DNA window encodes the following:
- the LOC127051764 gene encoding B2 bradykinin receptor-like, whose product MDSITAENISSGMTTWKLGINQSFSHNTSENSSSSTCIILDAWDWLYTFQPMFLWVIFVLGVLENGFVLSVLCFHKSRCTVAEIYLANLAVADLMLVCGLPFWAINIANQFKWPFGTFLCKAVNAIIYMNLYSSIYFLMMVSIDRYLALVKTMSLGRMRRGTWAKWNSLIIWVSALLICSPVLVFRSVSYVEEIKGRACILHYPSTHWTIATHILLNTVGFLIPLCVITYCTIQIIKALRENKVQRLTEIQTEKRATILVLAVLLLFIICWLPFQTTTFIDILIQVGIFSDCITKEISDLVAQVATYCAYSNSCLNPVLYVIVGKHFRKKSRELYKCCLPRICNKSESIRMENSLDTLRTSISIERPKKNSAFSLAR is encoded by the coding sequence ATGGATTCCATCACAGCAGAAAATATTTCCAGTGGTATGACTACCTGGAAGCTTGGAATCAATCAgtctttttcacacaacacatcagaaaacagcagcagctctactTGTATTATTTTGGATGCCTGGGATTGGTTATATACATTTCAGCCTATGTTCCTCTGGGTCATTTTTGTCCTAGGAGTGTTAGAGAATGGCTTCGTCCTCAGCGTTTTGTGTTTCCACAAAAGTCGCTGCACGGTGGCTGAAATTTACCTGGCAAATCTGGCAGTTGCTGACTTGATGTTAGTTTGCGGTTTACCTTTCTGGGCCATTAATATCGCTAATCAGTTTAAGTGGCCTTTTGGCACTTTCCTTTGCAAGGCTGTCAATGCAATCATTTACATGAACTTATATTCTAGCATTTATTTTTTGATGATGGTGAGCATCGATCGTTACCTGGCCCTGGTGAAAACCATGTCTCTTGGACGTATGCGACGAGGTACATGGGCCAAATGGAACAGTCTTATCATCTGGGTGTCTGCATTGCTCATATGTTCTCCTGTTCTAGTGTTCAGGTCTGTCAGTTATGTGGAAGAAATCAAGGGCAGAGCCTGCATTCTTCATTATCCATCCACACACTGGACAATTGCAACACACATTTTGCTGAATACTGTGGGCTTTTTGATCCCACTCTGTGTAATTACCTATTGTACTATTCAAATAATCAAAGCCTTACGAGAAAACAAAGTACAAAGACTCACAGAAATCCAGACTGAGAAGAGAGCCACCATCTTGGTCCTTGCTGTCCTTTTGCTGTTTATCATTTGCTGGCTTCCTTTCCAGACCACCACATTCATTGACATACTAATTCAGGTAGGCATCTTTTCTGACTGCATTACTAAAGAGATCAGTGACTTGGTGGCCCAGGTAGCTACATACTGTGCTTATAGCAACAGCTGCCTTAACCCGGTATTGTATGTCATTGTAGGCAAGCATTTCAGAAAGAAATCCAGGGAACTCTACAAATGCTGCCTGCCTAGGATATGCAACAAATCAGAGTCCATCCGGATGGAGAATTCTTTGGACACTCTGAGAACGTCCATTTCGATTGAACGCCCAAAGAAAAACTCTGCTTTTTCATTAGCACGATAG